A genomic region of Leptotrichia massiliensis contains the following coding sequences:
- the map gene encoding type I methionyl aminopeptidase → MIIYKTLDEIKKIKKANEIIARLFEDILPKHVKAGISTYELDQIAEDYIRSQGAIPGTKGYDVGRPYPPYPAATCISVNEVVVHGIPSKKQILKEGDILTVDTVTVLDGYFGDAAITYAVGEIDETSKKLMEVTEKARDIGIEVARAGNRIGDIGHAIQEYVESFGFSLVRDFAGHGVGKEMHEDPIIPNYGKAGTGAKIEDGMVITVEPMVNVGTYKVKVLSDMWTAVTKDGKRSAQYEHSLAIIDGKPVILSVRD, encoded by the coding sequence ATGATAATTTATAAAACATTGGATGAAATAAAAAAAATAAAAAAAGCTAATGAAATAATCGCAAGACTTTTTGAAGATATATTGCCAAAACACGTAAAAGCTGGAATCAGCACATACGAACTGGACCAGATCGCTGAAGACTACATTAGAAGCCAAGGAGCAATTCCAGGAACTAAGGGTTACGATGTAGGTCGTCCATACCCTCCTTATCCAGCCGCAACTTGTATTTCTGTAAACGAAGTTGTCGTACACGGTATTCCAAGTAAAAAGCAGATACTGAAGGAAGGGGATATTCTGACAGTTGACACAGTTACAGTGCTTGACGGCTATTTTGGCGATGCAGCAATTACTTATGCTGTAGGAGAAATTGATGAAACTTCTAAAAAACTTATGGAAGTTACTGAAAAAGCAAGAGATATTGGGATTGAAGTGGCACGTGCCGGAAATAGAATTGGAGATATTGGGCATGCTATTCAGGAATATGTGGAAAGTTTTGGATTCTCACTTGTAAGAGATTTTGCAGGGCATGGAGTAGGAAAGGAAATGCACGAAGATCCAATTATTCCAAATTATGGAAAGGCTGGAACAGGGGCTAAAATTGAAGATGGAATGGTTATTACAGTTGAGCCGATGGTAAATGTCGGTACTTATAAAGTAAAAGTTCTATCGGATATGTGGACTGCAGTTACCAAAGATGGAAAACGTTCAGCCCAATATGAACACAGCCTTGCTATTATTGATGGAAAGCCTGTAATTTTAAGTGTAAGAGATTAA